A single window of Gossypium hirsutum isolate 1008001.06 chromosome A10, Gossypium_hirsutum_v2.1, whole genome shotgun sequence DNA harbors:
- the LOC107896693 gene encoding late embryogenesis abundant protein Lea5-A isoform 2 (isoform 2 is encoded by transcript variant 2) produces MLFMSPYQGAPPAAVTASFGRPGAMGKVERRYAMKESSSSETRAYSSAWAPDPVTGYYRPENCGAEIDAADLREMMLNHRVRSQ; encoded by the exons ATGCTCTTTATGTCTCCATATCAAG GTGCACCGCCGGCGGCAGTGACGGCTAGCTTTGGTAGGCCTGGAGCGATGGGGAAAGTGGAACGAAGATATGCGATGAAAGAGTCGTCGTCGTCGGAGACAAGGGCTTATTCTTCAGCTTGGGCGCCTGACCCTGTTACGGGGTATTACCGGCCGGAGAACTGTGGGGCTGAGATCGATGCGGCGGATCTCCGGGAGATGATGTTGAATCACAGGGTTAGATCACAGTAG
- the LOC107896694 gene encoding midnolin homolog: MMEGIKGGGGGRVGVGVGVEEDMGDGMQCSNHPYRNNPGGICAFCLQEKLGKLVSSSFPLPIRASPSFSSSPPSFRSDTGAIATSCGGNGGVSGGGGGVATFSASSLSMSVRPITKTRLDSGNNNSHYEECYTRRARIPFLLAKKKKKIMVASSDHHHHHHHHHHANIALKRSKSTTAPRRGRFLDGEVDNGGGFSPRKRSGFWSFLYLSSKSHSSKKPDKVASIAPPAVTVSTATTMGGPSSSSAVVNVKPKEKSLGSSLSRKGGIVVVEEDDSPNSEATASAASSFERKVSRSRSVGCGSRSFSGDFFERISTGLGDCTLRRVESQREGKPKSSAVGAASSSSAMKERVKCGGIFGGFIITSSSSSSSSSYWLSSSAEDHNGNGKATGAALIHGRSRSWGWAFASPMRAFTKPSFGKKDATTVIRESNNKNTTPNLAAIPSLLAVRS, from the coding sequence ATGATGGAAGGAATCAAAGGTGGAGGAGGAGGTAGAGTTGGTGTTGGTGTTGGTGTTGAAGAAGATATGGGAGATGGTATGCAATGCAGTAATCATCCTTATAGAAATAACCCTGGTGGGATTTGTGCTTTTTGCCTTCAAGAGAAGCTAGGCAAGttggtttcttcttcttttcctttacCGATTCGTGCTTcaccttctttttcttcttccccgCCTTCTTTTAGATCTGATACTGGTGCCATTGCTACTAGTTGTGGCGGAAATGGTGGCGttagtggtggtggtggtggtgttgCCACTTTTTCCGCTTCTTCACTGTCTATGTCTGTTCGTCCCATAACAAAAACTAGGCTTGATAGTGGCAATAATAACAGTCATTATGAAGAATGTTATACAAGGCGGGCCAGGATCCCTTTCCTTTTggcaaagaagaaaaagaagatcaTGGTGGCATCATCagatcatcatcatcaccaccaccaccatcatcATGCTAATATTGCTTTGAAGAGAAGCAAGTCAACTACAGCTCCCAGGAGAGGCCGGTTCTTGGATGGTGAAGTAGATAATGGTGGAGGCTTCAGTCCCAGAAAAAGAAGTGGTTTTTGGTCATTTCTCTATCTTTCTTCCAAGAGCCATAGTTCCAAAAAACCAGACAAGGTTGCTTCAATAGCACCACCGGCAGTCACTGTCTCAACAGCAACAACAATGGGGGGACCTTCATCCTCAAGTGCGGTCGTGAATGTAAAGCCAAAGGAGAAAAGCTTGGGTTCATCATTGTCGAGAAAAGGAGGCATTGTGGTAGTAGAAGAGGATGACAGCCCCAACAGTGAAGCCACTGCCTCAGCTGCATCATCATTTGAGCGCAAGGTTTCGAGATCCAGGTCCGTAGGCTGCGGAAGCCGGAGTTTCTCCGGTGATTTCTTCGAAAGGATCTCAACCGGGTTGGGAGATTGCACTCTCAGACGAGTTGAATCCCAAAGAGAAGGCAAACCAAAATCCTCCGCCGTCGGCGCCGCCTCATCATCATCAGCAATGAAAGAAAGGGTAAAATGCGGTGGCATATTCGGTGGTTTCATAATCACATCATCATCGTCTTCCTCCTCATCTTCATACTGGTTATCGTCATCAGCGGAGGATCATAACGGGAATGGGAAAGCAACAGGAGCAGCGCTGATCCATGGGAGGAGCAGGAGTTGGGGATGGGCATTTGCAAGCCCCATGAGAGCATTCACCAAACCATCCTTTGGTAAGAAAGATGCTACCACCGTCATTAGagaatcaaacaacaaaaacacaACTCCCAATCTGGCTGCCATTCCTTCCTTATTAGCTGTTAGAAGCTAA
- the LOC107896693 gene encoding late embryogenesis abundant protein Lea5-A isoform 1 (isoform 1 is encoded by transcript variant 1), giving the protein MARSVSSFKFLGASVFDALYVSISRRGYSGAPPAAVTASFGRPGAMGKVERRYAMKESSSSETRAYSSAWAPDPVTGYYRPENCGAEIDAADLREMMLNHRVRSQ; this is encoded by the exons atggCTCGCTCTGTTTCTTCCTTTAAGTTCCTTGGTGCTTCTGTTTTTGATGCTCTTTATGTCTCCATATCAAG GAGAGGTTACTCAGGTGCACCGCCGGCGGCAGTGACGGCTAGCTTTGGTAGGCCTGGAGCGATGGGGAAAGTGGAACGAAGATATGCGATGAAAGAGTCGTCGTCGTCGGAGACAAGGGCTTATTCTTCAGCTTGGGCGCCTGACCCTGTTACGGGGTATTACCGGCCGGAGAACTGTGGGGCTGAGATCGATGCGGCGGATCTCCGGGAGATGATGTTGAATCACAGGGTTAGATCACAGTAG